In the genome of Rhodospirillales bacterium, the window CGTCGGTTCGGAAATGGAAAAAGAGATCCGAAAGTTGCGCGACAACCCGAAGGCCACCGGGTCCGTCTCGAACCGGCTTCAGGAACTCGCCTTCGATTGCCCGAAAGGCAAGACCGAGCGCGATCCGCTGCGCTGGCTGGCCGTCAGCGACGGCCTCCTGCCGGCCCGGGCAACGCGCTTCGATAAGGTCAGCGTCGGCTGGAAAGACGGAAAGGCGCCAAAAACGCAGCTTCACGTCGAGCGGCTGTGGAGTTGCGCCGACGGCAAGGGCGCACAAATCGCGGCCTTTCCGATCAGCATCACCGTTGCCGACGGCGGCCACCAACAAGCGGCGCGCGACAAGGACAAGTACAAGGACAAGACGCCGGTAGCTACCCTTGATCTCGATGAGGTTCTCAATGCCGTCCATGCTTTTCATGAAAGGCGGTGGCAGGCGGAACTCGACCGCTTCTTCGGCGGCCACAAGGACTGGCTGCAACGCCGACGCGCAGATGTGGAGCGGGCGTTGCGCCGCCGTATCGGCGTCAACGAAAAGTTGATCCTGATGCGGGTCGGCCGCTTCGGGCACTTCGAATCGAAATCGGTGGACGACTGGCGCCGTGGCTGGCAGGCAACGCCAAAGCCCGGCCGGCACGTCGAGCAAGGGACGACCCGCGCCGTCCTCGAGATCGGCGAGCATCCGCTGCCGTTCGGGTGGCTGCTTTTGTGTCAGGAGACGCCCGAAGTTCGAGACTGGCTGAGCCAACGCAGCCCGGCTGCGGCGCCGGCGCGGTCCCCTTCCGCTCAGGGCACGCCAGGCGCGCCAACAGCCGCACCAGTACCTGCCCGTCGCGCCTTCCTGGGAGAGGAGGAAGTCGCCATCGAAAACAAAAAGGGTAGCGAAATTCTCGTCCGCTTTATCGGAACTAGCGACACCGAATGGGTAGCTGCCGAGGAGATCACCTACCGATGACCACCCGCCTCGTTACTTTTCTCGGCACCGGGAAATATCAGCCCGTGATGTATCGCGACTTGGCATCCGGACAGAGCGCGCCGACGACAATGTGGATCGCGCGCGCGCTTGCCGAATTGTACCACCCCGCTGAGATTATCATTCTCGCCACGCAGAAGGCGGAATCGACGCATGGGAGCGCGATCCTTTGCGACCTGCGTGGCGCCGGGTTCGCCGCTGAACTTCGTCACATCCCGGAAGGAGGCGCGTCGCGCGATTTGTGGCAGCAGTTCGAAATCATCAAAACGGCTCTGCGCGCGCCGGAAGACGTACACGTCATCCTCGACATCACACTCGGCTTCCGCTCCCAGCCGTTTTTCGCGGCGGCCGTCGTCGCCTTCATCCGGGCGGTCGATGTGCGCGAGGTGCCGCTTTCCGTCGTCTACGGCGGCTTCGAGGCCAAGGATGAAGCTGGCAGGGCTCCCATCTGGGAGCTGACGCCCTTTGTCGACCTACTCGATCATGCGCGTGAGATCATGCTGTTCCTGAAAACCGGCCGGGTCGCCGGCATCGCGAGCCGGGCCGAGGCCCTTGGACGGCTCCTGAACAAGGATTGGGCCGAAGCGCTTCCCGATGAACGCGGCCCGCAGCCGAGGTTGTCTCGGCTGGCGCAAGCGATCAGCGCGTTCGGCCAGGATCTCGAAACCATGCGTACCGGCGCCCTTTTACTGGGCAAAACGGGAACGGATGGCACCGCGAAGGGCCTCGCCGACATCATAGACGCCGAGCGCACACAACTGGCAAAGGTCTTGCCGCCGCTCGCAGACGTTCTCGACCGCATCGCCGCCATGGCAACGCCGCTCGCCGGTTGCGCCAATAATCTCAACACTCCCGAAGGTCATGCAGCGCTGGCTGCCTTGGCACGGCTTTACCTTCATATGGGGCGGTACTCGGAAGCGGCGACGATCGTCCGCGAAGGCACGGTCACTCTTTATGCTGATGGCAAGGCTGATTGCCCAGGGCTCGAAGTCTTCACCAGTGATAGCCGGAGAGAAGCCGAACGGTCCTGGTTCGCGCGCGACCGGGATTTCGCCCGGACAATCGCCGATCCCCGCAACGACATCGATCACGCCGGCTTTCGCAACCGTCCGCTTCCCAGCAAAAATCTTATAAAGCAAATCAACAAACTGGTCGATCAATTCGAGCGCGCGACACCCGCACCCGCGCGCGAACGTCAGCCCTGTTTTGTCAACTTCAGCAACCACCCGAGCACCGACTGGGACGAAATGCAGCGCGCAGCGGCCCTGGCGTTTGCTCCGACGATTGTGGATGTCGTGTTTCCCTCAGTGCCGCCTAACGCGAGCTCGGAGGATATCGGAGAGCTGTGCAAGGCATGCCTTGGCAGCGCACCGGCCGGCGCGAGCCATGCCATGGTCCAGGGCGAATTCACCCTCGCCTACGCCCTTGTGAGGGCGCTTCAAAGGCAGGGTACGATTTGCTTCGCCGCAACAACTGAACGGGGAATCGAAAAGGCCGAAGACGGCGCGGTGGCTCGTCGATTCCGCTTCGTGCGTTTCCCGGGAGTATCCCGATCCGTAGCCTCTCTCGCCACAGGCGTTCCAGCACCCACGTCCGAGGCCAATCCCTCTCTCGGATCCGCCCATGAGCAAGCGCGCCCTCTACCTCGTGGCCTACGACATCCGCAACCCACGGCGCCTCGCCAAGGCGCTGAAGGTGGTCAAGGCGTACGCCACCGGCGGTCAGAAGTCCGTGCACGAATGCTTCCTCTCGCCCCGCGAAAAGGCGGAACTGAGGCAGGAGTTGGGCAACGTCATTCGCCGCAGCGAGGACAGCGTCGTGTTTGTCCGCCTCGACCCGAGATCCCGTCCTCGAACCCTCGGCATCGCCCTTCCGCCGCGCGACGAGACCTTTTTCTACATTGGCTGATCCGACTGACCGAAGGTCTTGACGATGGCTACCGTATACATCGATCGCAAAGGCATTGACCTCGACCACGAAGCGGGGGTCATCGTGTTGCGCCTGGACGGCGTGCGTACCGGCACCGTGCCGCTCGGCCCCGTCGACCGCCTCGTCATTCGGGGCGCACGCATGATCGCCGTCCCGCTGATGGCGGAACTCTGGCGGCGTGGAATCTCTCTGGTGGTTCTAGGGGGGCGCAACGGTGGCGTGCAAACCCTCGTGCAAGGCCCAGTTCATGGCGACGCCTCCATACGTCTGCGTCAATATGTGCTGCACCAGCGGCCGCTGGAGAGAGCCGCCCGCGCCCGCAGCCTGGTGCTGGCCAAGGTCACCGCTCAGCGACGCCTGTTGCGTGAAGGCTTGCAGGCGCGCCCCGATGCCCGCAAGCCGCTCCTGGACGCGATCGTCACGGTAGAAGCCATCCGTACCCGACTGGTGGAAAGCAGCACAGAGCAGTCGGAGGTCGGCGCGCTCACGCTCGATCAACTGATGGGGCTGGAAGGCGCGGCCGCCGCCGCTCACTTTGCCGGCCTGGCCGCCCTATTTGCGCCGGCGCTCGGATTTACCGGCCGCAACCGCCGCCCGCCACGCGATCCCGTGAACGCGTGCCTGTCCCTCGGCTACACACTGCTGCATGCCGAAGCGGTGCGCGAAGCGCATATCGTCGGCCTCGACCCAATGCTTGGGGTTTTCCACCAGCCCCTGGCGGGCCGCGAATCCCTCGCTTCCGATCTGGTGGAGCCTCTGCGTCCGCGTCTGGATCGATATGTTTGGCAATTGTTCCGGCAGGAGATCCTGCGGCCAACGCACTTCACCAAGAACGATGGCGCATGCCTCCTCGGCAAGGCGGGCAGACGGTCTTTTTATGAAGGTTACGAGCGCTTCGTGCCGCCGCTCCGCCGATGGCTGCGCCTCGCCTGCCGTGGCTTTGTTCGCGACCTCCGCGCCGGTCCGTCGGGGACGCAATGATGCGAAAGGCCCTTTACCTCGATGGGGCCGCCGAGCCTGTGGAAGTTGTCCTTGACGGTCCCGCGCTCAGGATCCGCCGTTATGCCCGTGCCGATGCGCGCGCACCCATAAGGCTGCTCGGGCGGATCGTGGTGTCAGGATCTGTCGCTTGGCGCACCGACGCCCTCCTCGCCTGCATGGACGCCGGCGTACCCGTGGTGTTCGTTGCGGCGGACGGCGCCGCCCGCGGTTGGGCGGTCGGCGCGCAGGGGACCGAGGAGGACATCAATCTGCTGCTGGAGGACGCCTGCCTGGACCGCGACTGGAAAGGCCACCGCGAGGACTGGATCCGCGGGATGGAGCGCCGATCGCTGATCGCCGCCATTAACGGCTTGAAAGTGCACCCGGCGAGCATGCGGGGGCCCGAGGCCTGGGCCGCATGCGAAGCCCGCGTCGATGCCCTGAACGCGCCAGTAAAGGCAGCCGCCATCGCTGCCTGCCTGAAGGGAGCCCTCTCGGCGCATGTAGCCCAACTCCTGCGCGGCCAGGGCATCGCGGGGCGCTTTGCCACCGGCTATGGAGCGCCCGTGCGCCTGCTTGACGACTTTACGCGGATTTTGGCGTGGGAACTGTGGCCGCTGGTCTGGGAGGCTGCCCTCTACTTCTGCCGCCACGGCGTCAAGCACCGCACCGAAGCCGATGTGCGCCGCCGCCTGATCCGCTTCTACGAAGCGCAGGCTCCTAAAATGGAGAGGCGCTTTGCCGACCTCTTCTGGAGGTTCCGGTGGCATGTGCGCGAGGTGCTTCGGTGAGACGCCGACGCACTTTCGTGGTCGCTTACGACATCGCCGATCCGCGCCGCCTCGTCCAGGTCCATCGCTTCTTGCAGGAGCGTGCGTACCCGGTCCAGTACTCGGTTTTTCTCGGCACGTTCAGCGAGCCTGACCTCAACGCCCTCCTTGAGGGCTTGGCCAAGATCATTCATCCTCGCAAGGACGACGTGCGGGTATACCCGTTGCCGACAACGCCAGACATCGAGAGCCTGGACGGCCGGTCCTGCCCGACGGAGTGATCCCGGGGGACGGGAGCGTCGTCGGGC includes:
- the csm5 gene encoding type III-A CRISPR-associated RAMP protein Csm5, yielding MTMTSFIGIPLTPIHIGDGTELAPENFKIDGDDLVRFDAAAVLAAMPAQAQARFLQALDGGRLKEAQAELHKGVTPQHHLERVAVGPASLAELKVAVEDPLVRNRRTGAASPFIRTGGRPYVPGSSIKGALRTALVNALAHDADHIGGVGSEMEKEIRKLRDNPKATGSVSNRLQELAFDCPKGKTERDPLRWLAVSDGLLPARATRFDKVSVGWKDGKAPKTQLHVERLWSCADGKGAQIAAFPISITVADGGHQQAARDKDKYKDKTPVATLDLDEVLNAVHAFHERRWQAELDRFFGGHKDWLQRRRADVERALRRRIGVNEKLILMRVGRFGHFESKSVDDWRRGWQATPKPGRHVEQGTTRAVLEIGEHPLPFGWLLLCQETPEVRDWLSQRSPAAAPARSPSAQGTPGAPTAAPVPARRAFLGEEEVAIENKKGSEILVRFIGTSDTEWVAAEEITYR
- the cas2 gene encoding CRISPR-associated endonuclease Cas2; this translates as MSKRALYLVAYDIRNPRRLAKALKVVKAYATGGQKSVHECFLSPREKAELRQELGNVIRRSEDSVVFVRLDPRSRPRTLGIALPPRDETFFYIG
- the cas1 gene encoding CRISPR-associated endonuclease Cas1 gives rise to the protein MATVYIDRKGIDLDHEAGVIVLRLDGVRTGTVPLGPVDRLVIRGARMIAVPLMAELWRRGISLVVLGGRNGGVQTLVQGPVHGDASIRLRQYVLHQRPLERAARARSLVLAKVTAQRRLLREGLQARPDARKPLLDAIVTVEAIRTRLVESSTEQSEVGALTLDQLMGLEGAAAAAHFAGLAALFAPALGFTGRNRRPPRDPVNACLSLGYTLLHAEAVREAHIVGLDPMLGVFHQPLAGRESLASDLVEPLRPRLDRYVWQLFRQEILRPTHFTKNDGACLLGKAGRRSFYEGYERFVPPLRRWLRLACRGFVRDLRAGPSGTQ
- a CDS encoding CRISPR-associated endonuclease Cas1; translated protein: MMRKALYLDGAAEPVEVVLDGPALRIRRYARADARAPIRLLGRIVVSGSVAWRTDALLACMDAGVPVVFVAADGAARGWAVGAQGTEEDINLLLEDACLDRDWKGHREDWIRGMERRSLIAAINGLKVHPASMRGPEAWAACEARVDALNAPVKAAAIAACLKGALSAHVAQLLRGQGIAGRFATGYGAPVRLLDDFTRILAWELWPLVWEAALYFCRHGVKHRTEADVRRRLIRFYEAQAPKMERRFADLFWRFRWHVREVLR
- the cas2 gene encoding CRISPR-associated endonuclease Cas2 — protein: MRRRRTFVVAYDIADPRRLVQVHRFLQERAYPVQYSVFLGTFSEPDLNALLEGLAKIIHPRKDDVRVYPLPTTPDIESLDGRSCPTE